Within Pecten maximus chromosome 15, xPecMax1.1, whole genome shotgun sequence, the genomic segment AATTTACGGAAGTCGATATAATATTCAAATCAGCAACTATCTGTATATTATCGTAGAAACATAATTCTACATTTCAAGTTGTAATACTTGCCGTCATTGCTTTGCATGTCTGTTctatatttaacataatttaaGATAATTTAATTTGTATCATAAATGGTTTAGTTTTGTGTGAAATGAAAACATGTTTGATAGATAATTATAACATGCCAGTTGTAAACAATAACTCTAAGATCCAAACATGttggaaatataattataattgagGTAATGTCATTAAACAGCATAATACCAGCATCCGTTCATAAATTACATCCATTTGACAAACTATCGCTAATGGCTATTCCGTGCACAAAGTGACCAGAACAGCTGCACGTGGTGACATGTTGGTCGTCCTTGAACTGGGAGTGCGTAGTAACCTCCATTATACCAGGTCAATGTTACAATATCTACCCACGgctatataacattgtaaactTACTTTTACAGAAAATGCTATGTTAATTTGAGATTTGTTATCACGtcaaaagaaaaggaaaatggATAAAGCTATTACCACATAACATGTGAATGTCAGATTTTTGTACCATTCTTAGTGGTTATTTCTAAGAATTTTCATTAATCCTGATGATATATCAATCATTAATGTACGCCAAATTGTATCATCGTCAATGGCTATTCCGTCCACAAATTGAACATATCAACGGCACCCATTGGCAATGAAAGTCCTTGAACTGTGTTTGAATAACAACAGCCTCGAAGAAAAAGTTGGTCAATGTCGCCTCATCTATTCAAGGCTAAAACGCATCGTAAGCTTGCCTTTCACAGAAAGTCTACTGTTCACCTAAGATGTTTGTATTTAACGTCAGAGGAATGGTATATGGGTCATATGCAAATGATGATAAATTCATATAGGGATGTGTTGATGTCATTTTCAGATATACTATCCATTCCATATATTTTGCTTCAGCagattttaaaactttaaagcCTGCTTGTTGTCGTTGTACTGTTTATCTAATTGGTCATCATTACCTTGCGAACTTTGGAGTATGATGCTTAGAGTGATGAATATGAGGCCGGAGGCTTTTCCAAATTAATTTTCCGTCATACACATACTATATAAACCCAATTTCAAACACCTCAATTCATACAAGATTTCGTGCTTGGAATCATTACATTTCAGGTGAGTTCTAAACATTTTAGACATGCTTACCAGTTGATAGGGCATTTTTTgcttttattattttcattttattttgtttgtataaatatcgtTAATTTTGGAATTAATCGGTCATCTTGCGGATAAGttattctagaatatatataatacatattttaaaatctgtaaagctttagttttttttatctctgttgtttcattaatttataaatTCCCCTCGACTTTTTGGAGATtggaaatgttgtttttttaataatttgtgaatattccttattatttttaaaaatttattgaaaactaCAGAATATCAATAGCTacttactttatatatataaggaaaaGCTGAGTTGTATGTTTGATTATTACTTTTTTAGATTTTCAAGATGAGGACAGCTTTGATTGTTGCAATAATGGTGCTTGTGATCGTGGACCTGTCGGCCGCGAAACGTCCAGCCcgtacgtacatgtattattacacAATGTTAAACCTACTTGTATCATTAGTGTTATTGACTACACTGTAAGATATCTATTTCAACACGTTGTCCAcagttaaacaaacaaacatgtaaGACCAGAAGTTGTTATTTGTACCTATTAGGTGTGTCACAGATATTGGATTTCGCTACTCCATAATTAATGTTTCCTTTATCACCTGACGTTTCGGTAATGTTCATATTCCGCCCATAAGAGGACGATTAGGATTTTTGTACTCTAACCGAGATAAACCAAGAGAGATGAGTTACTTTAGTGATATCAAGCAGCTACTTTagtctaattaaaatatagattatgcatattgtaaaatatgtgttttgtttttaatttcagacTGTAAACTTGATGTTGACCACGGACATCATTGCCAGCACAGTGCTCGTGAACGCGTCTAC encodes:
- the LOC117344140 gene encoding kunitz-type serine protease inhibitor bungaruskunin-like, encoding MRTALIVAIMVLVIVDLSAAKRPAHCKLDVDHGHHCQHSARERVYFDMKTKSCKSFNYRGCGGNKNRFKSHHDCHKECA